In Moorella sp. Hama-1, a single genomic region encodes these proteins:
- a CDS encoding type II toxin-antitoxin system VapC family toxin: MITIDSCGWLEYYTAGPLAEEYGKYLKDLTQIVTPLVILYEVPSISFSLPNG, from the coding sequence TTGATTACCATTGATTCCTGCGGGTGGCTGGAGTATTATACGGCAGGACCTCTGGCCGAAGAATATGGCAAGTATTTAAAAGATTTAACGCAAATAGTTACGCCGCTTGTAATCCTTTATGAAGTACCCAGTATCTCCTTCTCGCTGCCGAATGGCTGA